One window of the Micromonas commoda chromosome 11, complete sequence genome contains the following:
- a CDS encoding predicted protein — protein MGKEGKKSKEKDREKISKKKAADGDKEHGKKAKREKDGHKRVTGSLDGENRPNNAVRPPKKQKNGKEVVTVHEGANGIVAAERKAKNEAWNPKIEGQKFGEWSKDEKEELDARIKEWAMAHGKIDDYNNKKFDFLMQRRQKQGGRGAKLPDSERKAFLEIATGFPTRNPKQIYGYVSRHYDSDNYKGKWSDEEKKKLTDLVAEYGEKWKEVGKNLGRPGHACRDKWRMMRNNPKSGDWSPAEVAHLRELVNEYFAQNNAAPGRGAGEGNEHLPLRDNINWKAISSKIGTRSENMCMQKWYRIAPSPEETGQWAKGDDKTMLEGILKSDADDEHKVAWEGLVPGRTLGQIKNRFRAAKKDIPDHSNMSFDVLLAKMIEKYAPEISNAGALPAP, from the coding sequence ATGGGAAAGGAGGGGAAGAAGTCGAAGGAGAAGGACAGGGAGAAGATctcgaagaagaaggccgccgacggcgataAAGAGCACGGAAAGAAGGCGAAAAGAGAAAAGGATGGCCACAAACGCGTGACCGGATCGCTCGACGGGGAAAATCGCCCGAACAACGCCGTGCGCCCTCCCAAAAAGCAGAAGAACGGCAAAGAGGTTGTGACGGTTCACGAGGGGGCTaacggcatcgtcgccgcggagaggaaAGCCAAAAATGAAGCCTGGAACCCGAAGATTGAGGGCCAGAAGTTCGGAGAGTGGAGTAAGGATgagaaggaggagctcgatgCCCGCATCAAGGAGTGGGCGATGGCGCACGGGAAGATAGACGACTACAACAACAAGAAGTTCGATTTCCTCATGCAGAGGCGGCAGAAACAGGGCGGCCGGGGCGCAAAGCTCCCGGACAGCGAGAGGAAGGCTTTCCTCGAAATCGCCACCGGATTTCCCACGCGGAACCCGAAGCAGATTTACGGGTACGTGTCGAGGCACTACGACTCGGACAACTACAAGGGGAAGTggagcgacgaggagaagaagaagctgACCGATCTCGTGGCGGAGTATGGAGAGAAGTGGAAGGAGGTGGGCAAGAACCTTGGCCGCCCGGGGCATGCGTGCAGGGACAAGTGGAGGATGATGAGAAACAATCCAAAGAGCGGAGACTGGTCCCCGGCCGAGGTGGCGCACCTCAGGGAACTGGTCAACGAGTACTTTGCCCAGAacaacgccgcgcccggtcgaggcgcgggcgagggcaaCGAGCACCTGCCGCTGCGCGACAACATCAACTGGAAGGCCATATCGAGCAAGATTGGAACCCGAAGCGAAAACATGTGCATGCAAAAGTGGTACCGCATCGCCCCGAGCCCGGAGGAGACTGGGCAGTGGGCGAAAGGTGACGACAAGACCATGCTCGAGGGCATCCTCAAGTCTGATGCGGACGACGAGCACAAGGTTGCGTGGGAAGGGCTGGTCCCCGGTCGAACCCTCGGCCAGATCAAGAACCGATTCAGGGCTGCGAAAAAGGATATCCCCGACCACAGCAACATGAGCTTCGACGTCCTGCTCGCGAAAATGATCGAAAAGTACGCACCGGAGATCTCAAACGCTGGCGCGCTCCCAGCTCCGTGA